The genome window AGTCAAGCCCAACCAGCGTCTGGTCTTCCgtctttttgttgttgtaaTTCCAAAAGCCCGAGTTCGTTGATGAATCCagtctttaatatttctaCCGTCCCGGTATAATTATGACCCCGATCACAGCCTGTGACCCGATAGCAGAAGAGTTGTTGACAGCTAGCGGCCACTTGGCGTGTGATAAGTCTGTTGTTCTGCTTTTTCTCCTCACAAGACGACCCAAGATGCCACGGGCGACAAAAAAAGAGTAGGTGGACTCCTCCGCTGAGACTGTCCTGCAGCTTattggtgttgctgtcgtCCCACTTTCTCTGTCTCTCGTCTTCGTGTTCCTCCGCCCTACTGCGGTGTGTGTTCGTCGGAGAGTGTTCCTTGTAATCTATGATCGTGGAGCCGTCAATCTAGACTGCGGCGCGTGCAGCCCTCGGTATGTCGGTTGTGCGAATGGGGTTCTCTTCCCTGCTGAGCTAGCTCTGTTCCTGACGATCGTGTCGATATAGTTATAGTGGATGCAGCAGGCCATGTGCTACCAACGACAACTGCCACAGCGTATAGGTGTCGAATCCAGACTCTCGGGTCGAGAGAAGCGAGTGGTAGGCCGGCGGCGAGCGAGGATTAGGATGCTGACGGTGATTATAAGGAAAAGTATTAATTACGTTAGATAGTTCAAACTGGCATACCAAGAGCCAGAAAGATGCAAAGGTTGAGGAAAAGAATAGGAGCAAGGTGGGAATGACCGGGAAAAGAGCGATCGATATTCGGCCTGAATTGGACAGCAGCCAGCACCGGCGAGCAGGTAGAGGGCGGGAAGGGCCTCTTTTTCGGACACCGTCCGCCAGAAGCGAGGAATCAATCCGTGGGCTTGTTTGGAGACGGCCAAACTGGGGGAGCTGATCATGCAGGCCCCCCGAGAAACTTGGCTTGCCAGGTCTGGGCTGGCTTTACAAAACGTGAATGAGGCCTGgcttgtggaggaggtttcTGAAGCCCACTGTTACAGACGACAGGGCTCCCCCTCTCAACCTTCGAGCACTGTCTCTCCCCTGTGGAGCTATCATCCCAGGGGGCACTGGTCGAGGGGCACGCAAGGAGAAACATCCGAGACTGGTCGAAAGAAGTAATAGGGCCAGGGGAAATGTCTTGTTTGGGATTGCCCAATTCTTTGGATACACGGGATCATTCTACGTCCCGTCTGTAGTGAAAATCCTGAGGCTCTCCCTGTCCGATCCCTCCGGCAATAGGGCCTAAAGAGGGCCCGGTGGTGGGAACAGGAACAACGAATATACCAGTCTGCATTGGCAGGATGGTCCATCGAACGTTTTCATCAGTGTCGTCGAACCACCTCCGGAAGCGTCCTGCTATCACTGGAAGACTCCGAGTGAAAGGTGCAGAGCATGGTGCCAGGGATCGAACGGTCCCCTGTCGAGGCTCACCGGATTGGCAGGGTGCGGAACGTCACTGGCGGCGGCGCCATTTGCAGCCATGCGTCAAGGTCACTGTGCCTGGGCCGCTTCTTCAGCTCGCCGACGACGCCTGTCATCCGGCCCATGGTCTGCTGTCACTGAATGTCATCCAATATCCGTATCAGACATGGCGAACATAAGACTGGCCTCGGAATGCCTCATGGGATGAAAGATGGCTAGGATATCAAGCAACACAACGACAGCTCAGCCATCCGATATCTGTCACCAGGTGTGGGTGTCTTTTTGGATGTCTATGACCGGCAAATAGGAGCTTTCCCGGGACGGGAGGCAGAATGCGATGACAACCTCTCTTGAAATTGTGCATGAGAAAAAAGCTCGTGAACCAGTCGTCGAGAGTCTTGGCTGGGCGGTTGACTGTGTCTGTGAGACTCTTAGGGGTCAATGCAATGCCATTGTCTGTCACAGAGTCTTTGGCACCCCTGCGAATCACAGGTTGGCGTCCCTCATGCACCAAGTGTTCCAGAGTACCCTGGACGACCGTTGATTGGGCCAGCCCCACACCAACGCAACCCCTGCGTTGCAGGGCGGTTAATTCAACCTCCACACTCTACACTCGGCCCCCCACACAACTCTCAACTTCATCTTGAATCTTGAAGACCGAACACCGCTGTGTAACACTCCAACCAGTCACTCACCCAGTTCTGGGCTGGCTGGAAATCCCTTGAAGACTGTATACAGAACACGATCTGTATGTCGGCTTACCGATCCAAAGACCTGCCCTATGATCGTAGAGCCCGATACTCCCTTGACAGCAAGTATCATGTGTTCAATCAAGCCGTTGCCGGCTCCTAAGGGCACGCTTCCTCCGACAGTTGGATATCGCGTTGCAATAAGCGCTCTGGGAACACATCTGATGAATCGACCTTTTCCATCTTCATATCAGTTTTAGTGGTGGTGCCATCACACGGCCAACATCGAGCCTTTCTCAGTCGATATTCTATTCGTGATACCAAGAACCTGCACAAGTCTGCTTGAACAGCAAGAGTTGTGACCATGTGCTGGTGACATATGCATAACTCGGCTCTGTGATAGTGACGGTGACGTACACAATGATGGACGGCCCTCCAATGGTGCCATCGTAGGTTTATTTATGGTGTCGTTCACGACTGGGCGCGGGAGGGCCATCTCATCTCGTTCGCTGTGTGCGAATCAAAGCTCAAGAGGCTCGAGTCGAAGCCGGGGACAGAACGCTAACGAATCCGTACCAAGCACTCGGTTACCACGCCATGTGGAGGTAACGGAGAAAACCAGCGGCCACTCAGGTGCGGTTGCGTTGAGAAGGGAAATGGTGAGGCCGAAAAGGGAACAGGACGCCGGCAGTGGAGCAGGATACAGTGTCAGACACAACCCAAAGACAATTTCAAATAGAAGATTGCGAAAAAGAAGGGCCGGAAGCATGTGCTAGATGCCGGTGATAATTTCTGTGACCTCAACAACTCCTTTTCCCAGCATGTGGTGTGGGttgtgttgatgttggagatggatcTGATGGGCTGTCGTCTCTGGCAGTGATCACTAACGATTTTTTGCAGTTCAAAATTCTCGGCCCCTCCCGTCTTTGCTGCTGATCGACAGGGGTCCGAGCGCAAAGAACTGTGGATCTTCCCAGGATGGCACTGAACATTGCTGAACAGGCGAAACTCGCTTCAACTTCAGGTTCCCGGCAGTTCAACTTCACATCTGATGTTTGGTCGCAACCCACAgacttttttcttctctttccgTCCAGCTTTGAAGTGCGCGATATCACATAAGAATATTTTTATCTTTTCCCACGTCATCAAGCTTCAGTTCACCTCAAGTTCTGGATAGGTATTTCCATCAGTTTTTTTTCCATCAGTCATCCAGGGGCACAGATCTCCAGATGCAGGCCAGCGGCTGTATGGACAGCTGCAATGGAGACCCACGTCGTGGACAAAAGAATGGGCACTGCAAAAGTAAGGTACCACATACTATATTCTCCCATGCCTTAAAAGAAACTTAATAGGCCTCAAAAGATAGTTTATAGGCTTTGAAATATAGTGAGAGGCCTATTTGCTTTTAAAAGGGCGTAGGTTGACAATGATTACACGCTTTACCAGCTTCCAGTACCAGTCATTTCGTCCACGGCGTGAGACCTAGACTGCCGGCTGCTGTGGTATTCGACCTGACACTCAAAGGTGGTGGTACTATCGTCGACCATATGCACTCCTCCTATAGGTGCCCTAAATCCAGGCAACTGTTGAAACTCCCTGCTACAGAGCATACCTTAGGAGTTGTTTGCACTTGGCTACACACAAGGATTCATTCTCAGTTTTTTGGCCCCatctcacctccccccttctccgtCTCATGTTTTTGACACCCACTCTCTCTTCCAGCTTCCGGCGGCGTGGGGGCTGGCCTTCGGGACCAATCCCGTCGACCCAGCAGGTGTGTGTTTCTTCTCGTGCATGATCTACGTTAAGAGAGTCCGAACATCCTCCCGGTGTTCCTACAACCCTTCCACACACGCATACACAATAATCCTGAGATTTCACAAAGGAAAGAAAACCAGAAGGGGGGACGGAGACGATCACCCTCCTGTGGTTCTGTCTAGATGCGGAGGGTAAGCCCGCGCGCATCGGAAAATCGACACAATCTCATTGTATCACCATGGGAATTTTGCGTGTTTGATGAAACCAGGCCGCCTCCTTGTGGCGGCCACCTCAAGTCTCACCACTATCGCCTATCAACCCTGACCTGTCTTTATCCAGCCTCCAGGACCAGAAGAGACGACATTCGCCATAGTAAAGAATCCCCATTTTCGTTCAAAAAGTAAGCTTAATTGTTTTACAACAAGATCCATATCTCTTGGCAGAAATATCACTCCCCCTTTCGAAACAagcccccccttcccatccaaGGGCCTTCTCAATCACAGCATCCCTTTTGATACCTCATCCTTCCTTTCCTCCCACAAGGTCTTCCCCGTGCAGGAGCAAACAGTCTTATCATTATCCCAAACCCCGGCACTCCTCGCGATGATCCCAACCACGGTGTTCTCATCATTGGTCAGGGGCTTCCCCTCGTCGCTCTCGTCATTGGGTGAGATAACCAGAGCGTGGCCGATGACCTCCCACACctggaaggggtggttgaggaagacgGTTCCCCGTCCGTCTGATCCTATCTCTACCGTACCCAGGATTCCacgaggggtggtgggttttgtTTCGCTGTCAGCagttgttgtggtggtggtcccGCTCCAGATGGGGCCCGCAGAGGTGACCCCGTCCTGGAGGTTTCCGTAGGCGCGGATGGTGGCCCGGTATTTTCCTGGTGAGAGGCCGCGGATGGTGAGGTCGACGACTGTTTCTGTGGGGCTTACTTGGACCATCCTGGCGAGGCCGCGGACGAGGCGTTGGTTGATCCAGCTGCCGGCTGGCTTACTGGctgaggcggaggcggcggcttcTTGGACGGAGCGGCGGTAGTAGGTTTCTAGGATGCTTACTGCCGCGCCTGGAAAGATGTGCGTGTGAGAAACCTGAGGCGGGGAGGGATAGGtatgagaagaagggggggggcttACTGTTTGAAGCTCCTGAACCGCGGAGGATGGCATCACGTCCGGTGGCTTGAATGGCATCGACGAtggctgatggtggtgctaTGCAGAGGGAGAATGTGTGAGTTTTCTGATTTGAGGACACGGTTTATGAAGGGACTCACCGGTTCCTTCAATTGTCACCAGCTGCTCCTTGACGTCTGGTTCAACCTTTGTGATGCCGGATACTTTGAACAAGGCTTGCGAAATGTCTTTGGCGCAACTTTCACAATGCATGGGCACTGCGAAGAGAGTCTGAAGAGCCAGATATTGCGGTTAGCCTTGTTCCTGAGTGAGGCTAAGGCAAGCCCTAGAAGATCCCATGATCTCAACTTGGCAGTCTGAGACGTACCTGAAAAGGGGTTGTAACGGCCATTTTTAAAGAAGATGCGGTTGCCGCTGAGACTATTGGTGAGTTGGGACTTTTATTTCCTGGGAATATTGGCGACTGGGAtcgctgctgttgctgttgttgcagATGGAGAAGCTGCCGTCGATATGTGTATGCGCCTGCAGATGCTAAGAGGGCGATGCCACTGAGACTGTATGCAATGGGTTTTGTGAAGCTGAATTTGGGGATAGGAGGCAtcagccagccaaccaactAACAAGCCTTGATTCAGACAGATGGACGAGATGACTCGATGAGCAAGATGTTTGTTGGATAGAAGCAATGTCAACTTCTGCTTGATGATAGAATATGAGAATGTGGAGATGTTACGGTCAAATGGATCCAATGTGAATCTTTCAGGGACTTGATTTGAAATCCAACTTTTCtcttaaataataattccgtTATGTCTTCGCCGCCTTCCATCAGCTCATCGATCGCGGGGCAGTTTCAAGGCTCACCAACCGCGGGGCAGTAGGCGGCATGGGTTCCAGCTGTTTCTGGGGATCCACCTTTCGCTCTTTCTTAACCGTTGTAGCCCGTGCACACGCATTTCCACGCCCCTCGGTATGTTCGGTAAAGCTCACCACTCACCGACGGTGAGGAAGCTGGACAATTTTTTGGGCCCCATTGACCAGACCCTGCCGACAATCGCAACTCCAACCAGCTCAATTGACACCCCTCCCGCCAAACTTACCTCCGCCATATTTTGATACCCCTTGCGGAAAGAGAGGTTCAATTGAGACCAAAAAGGTGGTTCCCGTTTCTTGGTGCGACAGTTAATGAGGGACTCGTTCCCAGGGGCTTGATTGCTTCACTTTTCTCAAAGAACCCCAACACAAACCCGCCACAATGTCTCAAACTATAGGCTCTGTAAtgctgcccccccccccgctTGAGTATTCTTGAGCTTCAGACTAACATCGCTGCCTTTCAACAGACCCGCCTTGCCTACTCAAGAGTATGGCACCACATCTCCGCCTCGgccccccacccaaccctctcaaccGTCAAGTCCCCCCCGGAAGCCGTCACCCCCCCCTCGCTCGGCCGTCTCGCCTCCCGTATCGCCATGATCCTCATGGGCAAGCACAAGCCCATATGGGACCCCTCCACCGACTGCGGCGACTATGTCGTCGTCACCAACTGCGCGGCGCTGTACACCACCGGTCACAAGAAGTGGAGGAAGACATACTACCGCCACAACACCAGACCGGGTTCGCTGAGGACGATTACGATGGATGTGCTTATGGATAAGTTTGGCGGTGCCGAGgtgttgaggaaggcggtTAGTGGCATGCTGCCCAAGAACAGGTTGAGGGACAAGAGGCTGGCGAGGTTGAAGGCTTTCGAGGGGGATGCCCATCCGTATAAGGAGAATATTATCAGGtttggggggaagaaggttggCCAGACTGGGTGGGAGGATATTGTGAAGGCGGTTAGGGAGGGTGATAAGGCTACGATCCCGTCATGAAGGGGTTAAGGCGCGGTGGTGGGTTGTAACGATAGAGTATAAAATCATGGAATGGAACTGGGTTTGATATACGTGACGTTGAAGGCTACTGATGGCTGGTTTTTCTGAAATTCAGATATCTGTATTTGCACGGTATGGGATTGCCAGGGGGGCGTAAAGCTGAGATTATGGGTGGTCAAAATCTTGTCTGTACATACATTATTTTGGGTTTGAATGTAGTTCTTGGAAACCATAACTGCTCGCGATCCCAATTCATATGTTTCTGAAGTGGTGCTTGGTTTTAGCTGAGACACAAGAATAAACTATCAAATCGAGAATGGTTATGTTGTCTACGTGAAGCCTTTTTGTATATATGATACTCGCAGCATCTCTTCTACAGTTATACCACATTGACAGAGCGGCAGTGATTCACTCTTTTACCACACCTAGAGATTAGACTCCTCGGAATCATGTGTGCATCAACTCAAAGGTGATATGAATTGCTGATATCTCAAAATGCTAATAAATAGCAACGCCATCTAAAATGCAATagaccaaaaccaaaaaccaaaaagtCAAACCCCCCTGTCCCAGATGCTTGCCTGTCGCTGCTATGTCCCCAAAAAAATATGTTGACCAGGGTAACGCCATGCTCATGATCTTCATACAACAGCTTCTAACTTGTCTTGCGAAAAAAGCAGAACTCAAAATCCAAAAcagttaaaaaaaaacaaagtgTGAGGTGCTTAGGAGCGAGCGACCTCGCACTTGATGAGGCCGTTGGGGCCAGACTGGGGAGCGTACACCTCGGCGTCCTTGCCGGTGTTCTTGTAGCCCTTGTGCCAGCTGAGGTCTGTGTCATGTGTGTTAGAAAATCGCTTTTcttgagaagaagaatgatagaaaaagaaaacataccaATCTCAAAGTAGTGCTTGTTGGGCAAAGAGtagccaacaacctccacctcggccgccttCTCCAAGATCTCCTCGCACATCTTGTACATGGTGTTCTGGACCGAGGCGGACTCGTCCTCGGCGAACGTCTTGAGGGTGATGTTGCGGGCCGCCTCGAAAGCCTGGTCGAACCTCTCAACGCCCTTCTCCACGTCGGCGACTGTGGCAAAGGTCTTCCAGTTCCAGGTGGCATCAACGTCGGTAGACAGGATACGGTCCCAAGTCTCGCCGAGGGTGGTGTACTCGTCCCTGACGAAGCCGTGGAAGGCAGAGCCGGTGGACTTAAGGACGGAGAGACCCTGGATGGCGGACTTGAGCTCAATGCCAGCCTCGCGGGTGACGCGAGCTTCCACGTTGCGGGTCTCGTTGCCGTCGCGGTAGAAGCTGTGGGGGTGGGGCTTGCCGTCGATGTTGATGCGAGTCCATCTGTGAACGATCAccttgatgttggcggcgTTGATGTGGGGGTACTTGTCGAGGAAGTGCTGGCCGAGGTGGGCGGCGTAAAGCTCAGGGGGGTTGACGGGGtgctccttggccttgatgtAAATGGTGTTCTTGATTGAATCGGTAGCCACAACAACGCTGTTGTCGGCCTCGGTGTAACTGAAAAGAGGGTTAGTCTTTGTTGGAACAGCTTTCAGGGATTATACATACGAAGTCTCAATCTGGCCCTCGAGAAGGCAGCAGACGGTCATCTCAGTGACGGACTGAGTGCCGGTAGCCTCATCCTTGTGCACCTTGTAGACACGGACATTGTCCTTTCCATagcgagcagcagcaagacgaGCCATTTCGACGATTGCGTGTGTGTGATTGGTGTTTGTGTGCTGAGGGTATTTGCAAAGCTTTTTAGATATGAGAAGCTGATGAACGGCTTCGGAGAGGACTAAtgcaagagagagagcaaaGTGGATTTGAGTTCAAATTACAAGACAGGGAAGAAGCTGTTTGTGTAGACGGAAGAcgagaggttggagagagTGGACGACGGTGAGTCTTTATACAAACCTTAAAGGTCCCAACCAACGAACGGATGTGGACAGCTGCGAGGAAGCACGACACCACCCACTCCCGCGGGCAAAGGAACGTCAGCACAAGCAGGTGTGCCGAAGATGCAGATCGGACGGCGCCTCGCGGCGTTCTGGTCCCGCCCGTGTAAGCAGCAAGCCGGCAACAGGGACAAGTGGATTCGCCGGAGTCCGCCGACTGCCAACCCCCAACGCCCAGGGCTCTCCCCCGCGCAGAGCTCCCGGAGGCTTGCGACACCGGCCGATCGTTCAATCTTCGGCTTCTATTCCCTGTAACCTCTCTTCAACATCCCCAGAATCTGGTCTGATCTCTCTGACCCCTTGCAGTAGCCTTGCCTTGCTAGCCATGTCTTGTCACTTCTGATGGAGGAGTTACAAAACTGAAGATTGCCCTCCCGCCGTTCGAGttccgacgacgacgacgacgatgagacAGCCTGGAACCTGGAACCTGAAAGCCCCCACCCTCTCTGACCTCTCCCGGCACAGTCCGGATTGCGGGGTTCGACGCCCCTCCATACGCCACGCACCGTTGACAACAGGTTATCATCGGCATCGTACGACGAAAGGATGGCTAACAAGACTTGGGGATGGTGCGGCTGCTCAGCTAATTGAGACCTCCAAAGCATAAAGCTCGCCTTGAGCGCTTGTCGTCACACAGATGATCGCTAGAATCCCACTTCGCGCAGCATGGGCAAGATAAGGCGGCCATTAGCTTTGCGGATGGTCCATCTTATCAGTGATTGAAGCTGATAAGAACAGCTCTGCCCTGATCCAACACTCTGATATGAGCTGCTGACCCAGGCAATAGTAAGCATAGCTGTGACTCGAGAGATTCAACACTGGCGTCCCCTCTCATTGCACATGTTCAAGAACTGATCAAGTGAAAACTGAAAATGCAGGAGCAGAACCTCCAGGACGCTTGCAAgagaccctaaccctcatCGGTGACACTTGCACCCACCCAAACACAAACACATTGCGACTATAGTAACGTGGCATAGCACGCTAGATGGTTCGCGGGGACATGCCGAGGAAGTGGTGTGTTTATACATGCCAGGAAATTTGTGTTTTGACTGTAAACAAAGTTCGTAGTACTTGTAACTGCTGTTCACCATCTTCAATGTTGGAATACAGAGCCGTGGGAGTCTAGGGCAAGCACTGTGCGCACCGACCACCACCTTCGTGATCCATCCCTCAGATCCCGGCTGCACAACGACTGGAGAAGTGGATCATCGCCAGGAACTTGGCTCCTTCCACCGCCCCGACTCCCTGAGAGTGCCCGCATGATAGTTTGATACGGACGTACGGTGCCGTAACAAGCAGTTGAAAGGCGCACGCGACTGGACCGCGTCCACGATACATTGCAATGACCATCTACGTCACATAGGTAGCCCTCACCCGCACCCAACTCTTTTAGGGGCACTGTCGAGAACCTCGAGGACGCCGAGAACCCATGCGCCGGCCAAGGGGCAACCATCAATTGGCCCCGGCGAACGTTGCGAATCGAATGCAAATTCCGACCGAAGACACGACGAGAGCGTCGAGAGCATCGAATGTGGAGGGCAAATGGCCGGGCCATCCACCATGCTAAGCGCCTCGGCGAAGCCCACGCAAAAGTCCTATGTATCGCAGCAACAGTCGCCGTTACGCCAGCAGCAAGGACAACAGCaaggacagcagcagcagcagacacaacagcaacaccagcaacagcaagtGGGCAGCTATGCATCCACTATTTCAAACCCTCGACCTAGCCTCGACCGCGGCGATGGACTGCAACCTCCAGGCGCCAACGCTGGCAGGAATCTCTCGGCCTCTGCCGTTACCTTTACGTCCAGGGGTGGCTCGTTGAACCCGTCACCCATGCCGGGGAGCTTCAGCTCTGAGCTCCGGAGCCAGCTTAATCTTTCCCGCGCCGGTTCGCGAGCCGACATGTTTGCGCTGGAGAAACTGGATGAGGACGATAACCGGACACAAGAGCGCAACATTGCCTACCTTCGAGATGCCCTGAGCCGAGAGTTGAAGATAAAGGAAGGGAGCGAGAATATGCTGGAGGCACTGAACAGCAAAAAGGCAAAACAAACGAAGGAGCAGCGTCAGAGGGTCGAAGCCGAGCTTCTTTCGTCAAGTAAACGGATCAAGGATTTGCGACAGAGGATCACGGATGCTCAACAAAGGACAAAAGCGGGACCAACAACACCTACGAGGTCCAGGATCGATGTCACGATAGCGGCTGGAAGTGGTTTGCGGTCACCGCCTAGTCTTTCCAGGAGCGGGGCTGGATCTGACATTGATGAGCCGACCGAGTCACCAACATTTGCGCTTGCCGAAACTCTGCAAGCCCTTGAGGTGGCCGGCATGACGCCAGATTACTATGTCTCCAGAGCTAATAGTCTCGTTGACTTGTTCAGGAGGCATCCAACCCTCAAGTATGATCTGGTCTGGTCTGTGTTCGGGCTTCGAATGCAAGCGCTCCTCATGAGTGAAAGTCGCGaggtggttgctgctggttaCCGGATGACTCGATACGCCATCTCTGATATTACTTCACTCCAGAATATCCGTACCCTTAACACGGATTACCTAGTCACATGGTAAGCCCAAGCTATTGTACCGCCTTGACTTTGCATAGGAAGAGGATGCTAATGTGTGGTATCAGGTCTTTGGCAAAAGACCGAAAGTCTGATGTTGAACGAGAGCAGGCACTCAAGTTTGTTCGCGCTTTTCTTGATGTCAAGGATGGTGTGAGGGAAATCTCACGGGCCGTAGTCAGGGCCATTGCTGCCGTGGCAGAGGAGCCAGAAGAAAGGCTACGGCCGATTTGTCTGGAGACGCTGGCGGAAATTCTGGTTCGCGACCCTCGTCTCCTCATAGCCTCGGGGGGGCTGGCCCCGTTACACGAAGCTCTTGCGGACGGGTCATACAAAGCCTCAGAAAGTTTGACCGCAGCGTTTCTTTACCTCCTCGATGCGCCAGAGCGGCGTCAATATCTCCGCCCCGGGAATGAGTTGGAGGTTCTTTTCACGGCATTTACAGACGAGCTGTCATCCAATGAGCGCATTCTCAAGCAAAGCGCCAAAGCTATTTCGTCAGCCCTCAAATCATGGTCTGGTTTAATGAGCCTGTCCATGTACAACTTCCGTGCGATCAGGTCCATGATCAACAGCATGGTCGCACAAAAAGGATCTATCAGAGAGACCATCATGGATCTGATATTTTCCCTGTTGCGAATCAAATCCCCAGCGTGGGCAACTTCGTTTCTTGCCGGAAGACGACTCACCACCTATGGCCGGGTCACAAACctcaaaacaaccaccaccaccaccaccaccaaagccgccTATGGTGAATACGAAGACGACGGGGGCGAGCAAAATTTCGTCGAACACTATACGGCACTGTTGCTTGCCATATTTATCAAGTCCGGAGTGGTGCCAGGCCTTCTGAAAATGACACAAGACAACGAAAATCCAACTCTAAAACGAAAATCAACGTTACTTCTAGGGGAAGTTTTGAAGTTGGCAAGTCACCTGCTTCCACGCTCGTGGAGCAGTGAGATACAGCTGCTTCCTGAATTGTTTATCACCGCTGCCCGGCTGGGAGACGAGAATCGATTCACGGCCTCTGGGGTCATCTTTCAGATCAGCAGCGTGAGCAGAACGTTGTACagatcctctccctcgtccttCCTCCCTTCTCCAAGCAACAATATCGATCTCAGCATCTTAGATGAGCACCCCAAAAGCAATACGGCAGCGGTCAACTGTGACGATGCCACGTTCAGAGTGCTTCTCCTTGATTCGGTGGTGCTGAATAGTTCTAACTACAATAAGTGGAATTGGGATGTAATACTTAAGCTGATTGAGGGACCGCTGGTGAATGGAAAGAGGCTTGAAGAGGCCGTGAAAGCATCCAAATTCTTGAAACGAATCATGAGCTTTTATCGTCCCTTCAAGTACAGGTTCTCTGCCCTCAAGAGCTCGCGAAGCACGCAAAAGTATGTGCGGGTTGGCTGTGCGCTGATGCATACTCTGCTGCAGAGCCCCGAAGGCGTGAGGTATCTGACAGATAACAAACTGTTGCGGCAGATTGCCGAGTGCCTGGCGCAGTGCGACCCAACGAGTGGATTAACAGCTCAGGATCCCATGTTCTCCCGGGACGGCCTCACAGATACGTTGAGTGGCGGATACTTCCCTATGCTTGGTGTTCTGAGCGGGGACCCCAAGGGCATTCAGATGTTAGACCGGTGGCGCATCTTCAACATGCTTTACCGAATCGTCGATCTCAAGCAGCGGCCAGACATCATCAAGCTCATGATCTCCAACTTTGACTATTCAATTCAGGGTCATTCTCGGATTATTTTGTCCAAGTCCTTGACAGCAGGAACCAAGGACATCAGAATTCATGCTACGAATGCGCTGCGGAAGTACGCAACACGTCCGCGGTTGGACTCCCAAGGCCATGAGCCTGTTGACTCGAAATGGGCCATCCAACTTTTGGTCACTCAGCTTTATGACCCAGAAGTGGAGGTCTGCCAAACGGCGGTCAAAATTCTCGAAAAGGCGTGCAATACTCAAAACCACTTGAAATACATTGTCGAGTGTCGGCCGGCACTAGATCACTTGGGTGAGATAGGTGCTCCCCTCCTCTTACGCTTCCTATCGACCTCGATTG of Podospora pseudopauciseta strain CBS 411.78 chromosome 7 map unlocalized CBS411.78m_7, whole genome shotgun sequence contains these proteins:
- the MRPL23 gene encoding 54S ribosomal protein L23, mitochondrial (BUSCO:EOG092654LJ; EggNog:ENOG503P1Y2; COG:J) is translated as MSQTIGSTRLAYSRVWHHISASAPHPTLSTVKSPPEAVTPPSLGRLASRIAMILMGKHKPIWDPSTDCGDYVVVTNCAALYTTGHKKWRKTYYRHNTRPGSLRTITMDVLMDKFGGAEVLRKAVSGMLPKNRLRDKRLARLKAFEGDAHPYKENIIRFGGKKVGQTGWEDIVKAVREGDKATIPS
- the CCS1 gene encoding copper chaperone (EggNog:ENOG503NZHY; COG:P), with product MPPIPKFSFTKPIAYSLSGIALLASAGAYTYRRQLLHLQQQQQQRSQSPIFPGNKSPNSPIVSAATASSLKMAVTTPFQTLFAVPMHCESCAKDISQALFKVSGITKVEPDVKEQLVTIEGTAPPSAIVDAIQATGRDAILRGSGASNSAAVSILETYYRRSVQEAAASASASKPAGSWINQRLVRGLARMVQVSPTETVVDLTIRGLSPGKYRATIRAYGNLQDGVTSAGPIWSGTTTTTTADSETKPTTPRGILGTVEIGSDGRGTVFLNHPFQVWEVIGHALVISPNDESDEGKPLTNDENTVVGIIARSAGVWDNDKTVCSCTGKTLWEERKDEVSKGML
- a CDS encoding uncharacterized protein (EggNog:ENOG503NWXW; COG:Q): MARLAAARYGKDNVRVYKVHKDEATGTQSVTEMTVCCLLEGQIETSYTEADNSVVVATDSIKNTIYIKAKEHPVNPPELYAAHLGQHFLDKYPHINAANIKVIVHRWTRINIDGKPHPHSFYRDGNETRNVEARVTREAGIELKSAIQGLSVLKSTGSAFHGFVRDEYTTLGETWDRILSTDVDATWNWKTFATVADVEKGVERFDQAFEAARNITLKTFAEDESASVQNTMYKMCEEILEKAAEVEVVGYSLPNKHYFEIDLSWHKGYKNTGKDAEVYAPQSGPNGLIKCEVARS